In the genome of Paenibacillus sp. FSL R5-0766, one region contains:
- a CDS encoding ATP-binding protein, whose amino-acid sequence MSLNSWSRRWLLTTLGLLIIIVSSILALSLMLLQDRNSGESNLSLNQVRLKVNPILLTLEQNHQHLNEQIIREDIRSAARDTGVLLTYLNLDGKVILSSDPTSEGTQVNLRSALHYDLHHATQAADGNDLLDIAFPVMDGPMGSQIGNAIFSIPQAMVTVQQSMTFPVILISALMLLSLILSLFLFWMKRKLDKHLLSPIHQLKQHAESMLKGNYEEKIQYNRNDELLEVYAMFDLMRTEIKHMSEQRIQQEQAQKELITNISHDIKTPITTIKAYIEAIEEGLCNDQETLMEYMRVMRTHTDKTARLVEDLLVHALQELGQISVETHEMYSGPILETMLKPIEHVVLTKGLIYKEPNYIPNVLIAIDPTRIEQVISNLAANALKHTAPGDTIRIDMELESGHLKVTIADSGQGIRVQDMPFVFQRYFRGQASHAEQRVQEGTGLGLSICQSIIEAHGGHISFTSKEGQGTTFRFYLPIC is encoded by the coding sequence ATGTCATTGAACAGCTGGTCCAGACGATGGTTGTTAACAACACTTGGGCTTCTCATAATTATCGTTTCAAGTATCCTTGCACTGTCGCTGATGCTGTTACAAGATCGAAATTCAGGCGAATCCAATCTTTCCCTGAATCAGGTTCGACTCAAGGTCAATCCGATCTTACTCACTTTGGAGCAAAATCATCAGCATCTCAATGAACAAATTATTCGTGAAGACATACGTTCTGCCGCCAGAGATACCGGGGTTCTGCTTACCTATCTAAACTTGGATGGAAAAGTCATTCTGTCCTCCGACCCCACCTCTGAAGGAACGCAAGTTAATCTGCGTTCAGCTCTCCATTATGATCTGCATCATGCCACGCAGGCCGCGGACGGTAACGATTTGCTTGATATTGCGTTTCCCGTGATGGACGGACCGATGGGAAGTCAGATCGGCAATGCTATCTTTTCCATCCCCCAAGCCATGGTTACGGTTCAGCAATCGATGACTTTTCCGGTTATATTGATTAGCGCACTCATGCTCCTGTCACTGATTCTGAGCTTATTTCTATTCTGGATGAAACGAAAACTGGACAAACACCTGCTCTCTCCCATCCATCAATTGAAGCAACATGCGGAATCCATGCTTAAAGGCAATTATGAAGAAAAAATCCAGTACAACCGGAACGATGAATTGCTCGAAGTATATGCCATGTTTGATCTCATGCGTACGGAGATTAAACATATGAGCGAGCAGCGTATTCAGCAGGAACAAGCACAAAAAGAACTCATCACCAATATATCTCATGATATTAAAACACCAATTACAACAATAAAAGCATACATAGAAGCTATTGAGGAAGGACTATGCAACGATCAGGAGACGCTGATGGAATATATGAGAGTCATGCGAACCCATACGGATAAAACGGCACGCCTTGTGGAGGATCTGCTGGTTCATGCACTTCAGGAATTGGGGCAAATTTCGGTGGAAACCCATGAAATGTACAGCGGGCCTATACTGGAGACGATGTTGAAACCGATTGAACATGTTGTCCTAACAAAGGGGCTTATCTATAAAGAACCCAATTACATCCCCAATGTGTTAATCGCTATCGACCCCACTCGAATTGAACAGGTGATCTCCAATCTTGCCGCCAATGCCCTCAAGCATACAGCTCCAGGAGACACGATACGTATTGATATGGAACTGGAATCCGGGCACTTGAAAGTGACGATTGCCGATTCGGGTCAGGGAATACGTGTACAGGACATGCCGTTTGTTTTCCAGCGTTACTTCAGAGGCCAGGCGAGCCATGCAGAACAACGTGTTCAGGAAGGTACAGGGCTGGGTCTCTCCATCTGCCAAAGCATTATTGAAGCACATGGAGGCCATATTTCCTTTACTAGTAAAGAAGGACAAGGTACAACCTTCCGGTTCTATCTGCCGATCTGCTGA
- the mmuM gene encoding homocysteine S-methyltransferase, translating to MTQAQQTNPIEQILREHPVMILDGALATELEQHGCDLDDPLWSARVLLENPDVIVQVHADYFRAGADCAITSSYQATVDGFSKRGIGEQEALDLIRKTVELAAQARDEVWAEVQSRLVGRESSTGQLVEAPSVRSEAVENEEHLTERTGDREADSLRPRPIIAGSVGPYGAYLADGSEYVGHYGVSDETLAAFHRPRMAALLEAGADILAFETIPSLQEAQVLVDLLKEFPHAYAWLSFSLKDGTSISEGTPLEVCAQKFGSEPQIAAIGLNCAPMEVVTEAVGILSRASDKPVIVYPNSGEVYDAVTKTWSGQGTCGSMRDASEQWVAAGAQIIGGCCRTTPHQIGALAKKWRK from the coding sequence ATGACGCAAGCACAACAGACTAACCCGATAGAACAGATCCTTCGTGAACATCCGGTCATGATTCTGGATGGAGCGTTGGCAACGGAACTCGAACAGCATGGATGTGATCTGGATGATCCACTATGGTCTGCTCGTGTGTTGCTTGAGAATCCGGATGTTATTGTTCAGGTTCATGCAGATTATTTTCGAGCAGGAGCCGATTGTGCGATTACATCCAGTTATCAGGCAACGGTGGATGGTTTCAGCAAGAGAGGAATTGGAGAGCAGGAAGCGTTGGATCTGATCCGCAAGACGGTGGAACTGGCTGCACAGGCGAGAGATGAGGTGTGGGCAGAAGTGCAGAGTAGACTAGTAGGGAGAGAAAGCTCGACAGGTCAGCTTGTAGAAGCTCCTTCGGTACGTTCCGAGGCCGTGGAGAATGAGGAGCATTTAACAGAACGTACAGGGGATCGCGAAGCAGACAGTCTTCGTCCACGTCCAATTATTGCTGGGTCCGTTGGACCGTACGGCGCCTATCTGGCGGATGGTTCTGAGTATGTGGGTCATTACGGCGTGTCGGATGAGACGCTTGCCGCATTTCACCGTCCGCGTATGGCGGCGCTGCTTGAAGCGGGTGCTGATATTCTGGCGTTTGAGACCATTCCATCCTTGCAGGAAGCACAGGTGCTGGTTGATTTACTGAAGGAGTTTCCTCATGCGTATGCCTGGTTATCTTTTTCTTTAAAAGACGGGACAAGCATCAGCGAAGGTACACCGCTTGAGGTATGTGCACAGAAGTTTGGCTCCGAGCCGCAGATTGCGGCGATTGGCCTGAATTGTGCTCCGATGGAAGTGGTGACGGAAGCAGTGGGCATTTTGAGCCGTGCGAGCGACAAACCTGTTATTGTGTATCCGAACTCGGGAGAAGTATACGATGCAGTGACGAAGACGTGGAGTGGACAGGGTACTTGTGGCAGCATGAGGGACGCATCGGAGCAGTGGGTTGCTGCGGGCGCGCAGATTATTGGCGGCTGTTGCCGCACTACGCCACATCAGATTGGTGCACTTGCGAAGAAGTGGCGGAAATAG
- a CDS encoding FtsX-like permease family protein → MAVMFKLSLSYLSRNKIQNALIALLLLLSTLLVSTAIVILANTGNQFYEMHTRTHGSHQILTFEKGLNDPDAVHNWWASQDGVQVSPLLTYRTLSGIILNETHIPNIYLYMFNTPPPPWGVDELIFSSGTPDTVPEQGSVWIPTSMATTYHISVGDTIGFKTGSSTLELNVSGIVIDVPYGAPFSNTARVWMNPTDYQHDLATLTGNENRMMGIHFNDYSMNSVYWERYNRETGIPFLESKMEFEAIASFYLIINQVIGFIMIFMGVVMLSIALMTIGFTIADAILANYRTIGILKSLGLTSRKTIGTYVIQYALLSIVAIIPGLALSIWISKWIINISVSSLRVGNQNIPVQGLDAAILAGVLLFALVILFTVLSARKARSIQPVQAIRYGMSETDHSRMAGKMNSPWAHWIGFTRLPVTTVLGFRHVFKNTKSSVLTLLLTTMASSVLVLGYVLLTSITGIEQTAAKWGYDNSNIAAVVVNKGTFPKTELKQTLEEDTRISNAGWQGNTTGVISPESLASVEGQSISLNLSVLDGSYQELGFETLKGVNPQHANEIAIGVSVAKTSNKDLGDLIDIYIEGEKRTFLITGIYQAIANMSVSGRITIDAMRSVNPGYSAFDVIFINVNDMAQVGKVASELNEQFKDFASVVTQKTLLDSVYAEAANILIYPMSLIGLLFITVTFIIIFSTCRINIRKESRTYGIYKSLGMTSRQIRLSLTMGMFILSSVGAILGIFVGVYLLPLLLEMILSGYGIVQLPLILHWGGMVLFTCLSIIAASLGSWFSSRIIREASPRMLVIE, encoded by the coding sequence ATGGCGGTCATGTTTAAACTTAGCTTGTCGTATCTGAGTAGGAACAAAATACAAAATGCGCTGATTGCGCTGCTCCTGCTTCTCTCGACACTTCTTGTATCTACAGCTATTGTCATTCTGGCGAACACAGGCAATCAGTTTTATGAAATGCATACCCGAACTCATGGATCTCATCAGATCCTGACGTTTGAAAAAGGGCTCAATGACCCTGACGCTGTGCACAACTGGTGGGCTTCTCAGGATGGAGTTCAGGTGTCCCCTTTGCTAACGTATCGTACATTGTCAGGCATCATTTTGAATGAAACTCACATCCCTAACATCTACCTGTACATGTTTAATACGCCTCCACCGCCCTGGGGTGTGGATGAACTAATTTTCTCAAGTGGAACGCCCGACACAGTGCCCGAACAAGGCTCCGTCTGGATTCCAACGTCCATGGCAACTACCTATCATATTTCGGTAGGTGATACCATTGGCTTCAAAACCGGCTCAAGCACACTCGAATTGAATGTATCGGGTATTGTGATCGATGTACCATACGGGGCACCCTTCTCCAATACAGCACGGGTCTGGATGAATCCTACCGATTATCAACATGATCTCGCTACACTTACTGGCAACGAGAATCGTATGATGGGCATCCATTTTAACGATTACAGCATGAATTCGGTGTATTGGGAACGATACAATCGTGAGACAGGTATTCCGTTTCTGGAATCCAAAATGGAGTTCGAGGCGATTGCCTCTTTCTATCTGATCATCAATCAGGTTATTGGATTCATCATGATATTCATGGGTGTTGTCATGCTCTCCATCGCTTTGATGACCATCGGGTTTACGATTGCAGATGCCATCCTGGCCAATTACAGAACGATAGGAATCCTCAAATCACTAGGTCTGACTTCCCGAAAAACGATAGGCACCTATGTTATTCAATATGCATTGTTATCCATCGTAGCCATTATCCCAGGACTTGCACTCAGTATATGGATATCCAAATGGATCATTAATATTTCTGTATCCTCTCTTCGAGTGGGGAATCAGAACATTCCAGTCCAAGGATTGGATGCGGCCATACTGGCCGGCGTACTACTATTTGCTCTAGTGATTCTGTTCACTGTGTTATCTGCCAGAAAGGCACGCAGCATACAGCCCGTGCAGGCTATTCGTTATGGTATGTCGGAGACAGATCACAGCCGGATGGCTGGGAAAATGAATTCGCCATGGGCGCACTGGATCGGATTTACACGACTGCCTGTGACCACCGTGCTTGGATTCCGACATGTGTTCAAAAACACCAAAAGCTCTGTTCTAACACTCCTGCTAACCACCATGGCTTCCTCCGTACTTGTTCTAGGTTATGTTCTGCTGACCAGTATAACCGGAATTGAACAGACCGCAGCTAAATGGGGATATGACAATTCCAATATCGCAGCAGTAGTCGTGAACAAAGGTACCTTTCCAAAGACTGAATTGAAACAAACGTTAGAAGAGGATACACGGATTAGTAATGCAGGCTGGCAAGGGAACACAACGGGTGTAATTAGCCCGGAGTCTTTGGCATCAGTAGAGGGCCAATCCATCAGTCTCAACTTGAGTGTACTGGACGGGAGTTATCAGGAACTTGGATTCGAAACGTTAAAAGGGGTTAACCCACAACATGCGAATGAAATTGCCATTGGTGTAAGTGTAGCCAAAACATCAAATAAAGATCTCGGTGATCTTATCGATATCTATATTGAAGGAGAAAAGCGTACATTCCTCATCACAGGCATCTATCAAGCGATCGCCAACATGTCTGTTTCAGGCAGAATCACCATTGATGCCATGAGAAGTGTGAACCCCGGTTATAGTGCATTTGATGTTATCTTCATCAATGTGAACGATATGGCACAAGTGGGTAAGGTTGCCTCGGAATTAAATGAGCAATTTAAAGATTTTGCTTCAGTAGTCACTCAGAAGACATTGCTTGATTCGGTTTACGCGGAAGCCGCGAACATCCTGATCTATCCGATGAGCCTGATTGGATTGCTGTTTATCACTGTGACGTTCATCATTATTTTCAGTACCTGTAGAATCAATATTCGTAAAGAAAGCAGAACGTACGGAATATACAAATCGCTGGGAATGACATCTCGCCAAATCCGGTTGTCGCTCACCATGGGAATGTTCATACTGTCCTCCGTGGGAGCCATACTGGGTATTTTCGTCGGCGTATATCTGCTGCCTCTTCTACTCGAAATGATCCTTTCCGGTTATGGTATCGTACAACTTCCACTGATCCTGCATTGGGGTGGAATGGTACTGTTCACCTGTCTAAGCATCATTGCAGCCAGTCTTGGCTCATGGTTCTCTTCAAGAATCATTCGGGAAGCATCGCCACGTATGCTGGTTATCGAATAA
- a CDS encoding ABC transporter ATP-binding protein has translation MSKKVIIRAQNLCKTYNSGSQQYHAIRNVDLDIYEGEFTVIMGNSGSGKSTLLYLLSGLDQITAGEVYFRDQRIDAYSERAMSDFRTRRIGYIYQSINLVPDLSIKENIALPGYIAGNKTKDIQSRAAELMNAMDIDGQRNRLPSQTSGGQQQRAAIARALINSPDIIFADEPTGSLNMEHGTAVLDILTDLNQKGQSVVMVTHDIKAACRADRLIYILDGKIGGILEFDTYDEHQIQDREAIIFALVTGKE, from the coding sequence TTGTCCAAAAAAGTGATTATCCGTGCACAGAATCTGTGCAAAACGTACAACAGCGGAAGTCAACAATATCATGCCATCCGTAATGTTGATCTCGACATCTATGAAGGAGAATTCACGGTCATCATGGGTAACTCTGGCTCTGGCAAATCAACCCTCTTATATCTGCTAAGCGGACTGGACCAGATCACAGCAGGTGAGGTCTATTTTCGCGACCAGCGGATTGACGCTTACAGTGAACGGGCAATGTCCGACTTCCGCACCCGCCGGATTGGTTATATCTATCAGAGCATCAATCTCGTCCCAGACCTTTCCATCAAAGAGAACATTGCTTTACCGGGATATATCGCTGGAAACAAAACGAAGGACATCCAATCCCGCGCTGCTGAGCTGATGAATGCCATGGATATCGATGGACAGCGTAACCGCCTCCCCTCCCAAACTTCCGGAGGACAGCAGCAGCGAGCTGCCATTGCACGGGCTTTGATCAATTCGCCGGATATCATTTTTGCGGATGAACCGACCGGAAGCTTGAATATGGAACACGGCACAGCTGTTCTCGATATCCTTACGGATCTCAACCAGAAAGGACAGTCCGTTGTTATGGTGACGCATGATATCAAGGCCGCCTGTCGGGCTGATCGCCTGATCTACATTTTGGACGGCAAGATTGGCGGAATCCTTGAGTTCGACACCTATGACGAACATCAAATTCAGGATCGTGAAGCGATTATCTTCGCTTTGGTTACGGGGAAGGAATAA